A genomic region of Oryza glaberrima chromosome 1, OglaRS2, whole genome shotgun sequence contains the following coding sequences:
- the LOC127754506 gene encoding uncharacterized protein LOC127754506 has translation MVVVTAAAPPLGIALVGPTRARRGGGLSLSSSSSSCCYLSMCGRGVLRGGCARMREPLPPAPIGLDRFLCGYMRRDVHEDGERSQGIEDSLMFGPDDDNGSNIPTQVETLVRGTATVATPEYKSIPDLDYLQELLAIQQQGPRAIGFFGTRNMGFMHQQLIEILSYAMVITKNHIFTSGASGTNAAVIRGALRAEKPELLTVILPQSLKKQPPESQELLSKVQNLIEKPQYDHLPLIEASRLCNMDIISKVQQVICFAFHDSKLLMETCQEAKNLRKIVTLFYLD, from the exons atggtggtggtgacggcggcggcgccgcctctcgGCATAGCGTTGGTGGGGCCGACGCGGGCGAGGCGTGGAGGAGGGTtgtcgctctcctcctcctcctcctcctgctgctacCTGTCCATGTGCGGCCGTGGCGTCCTGCGAGGGGGATGCGCGAGGATGagggagccgctgccgccggccccGATTGGGCTAGACCGG TTTCTCTGTGGATACATGCGAAGAGATGTGCATGAAGATGGTGAAAGGAGTCAAGGAATAGAGGATTCTCTTATGTTTGGGCCAGACGATGATAATGGTTCAAATATTCCTACTCAAGTTGAGACACTTGTTAGGGGTACTGCGACGGTTGCTACTCCAGAGTATAAGTCGATTCCAGATCTAGATTACCTGCAG GAGTTGCTGGCTATTCAGCAACAGGGACCGCGGGCTATAGGTTTTTTTGGTACCCGTAACATGGGGTTTATGCATCAACAGCTTATTGAGATCCTGAGCTATGCTATGGTCATAACG aaaaatcatatattcacATCTGGTGCTTCTGGGACTAATGCAGCTGTTATCCGGGGTGCTTTAAGGGCTGAAAAGCCAGAGTTGCTCACTGTAATTTTACCTCAAAGTCTAAAGAAGCAACCTCCTGAAAGTCAAGAGCTTTTATCTAAA GTACAAAACTTAATTGAGAAGCCTCAATATGACCATTTGCCACTAATTGAAGCGAGCAG GTTATGCAACATGGACATCATCTCGAAGGTCCAACAGGTGATTTGTTTTGCATTCCATGACAGCAAGCTGCTGATGGAGACCTGCCAGGAGGCCAAGAATCTCCGGAAGATCGTAACCCTATTCTACTTGGATTAG
- the LOC127760318 gene encoding uncharacterized protein LOC127760318 has product MDTARPVHPLRVHSESIRGLLLLLLLFVVQCSLLSCCLAHAAAAADAVDRDDPVVTATAGRGRRFLPSPALQLHSVQVNVAAHPWSKERRRSRRRRRSAATLMAVSKHQVPTGANPDSN; this is encoded by the coding sequence ATGGACACTGCTCGTCCAGTCCATCCCTTGCGTGTGCATAGCGAGAGCatccgcggcctcctcctcctcctcctcctgttcgTCGTGCAGTGCTCGCTGCTCAGTTGCTGTTTggcgcatgccgccgccgccgccgacgccgtcgacaGGGACGACCCCGTtgtgacggcgacggccggccggGGCCGGCGGTTTCTCCCATCGCCGGCGCTGCAGCTGCACTCCGTGCAGGTGAATGTGGCGGCTCATCCGTGGagcaaggagaggaggaggagcagaagaagaagaagaagcgccGCCACGTTGATGGCCGTGAGCAAGCATCAGGTGCCCACCGGCGCCAACCCGGACTCCAATTAG